One window from the genome of Pseudomonas sp. L5B5 encodes:
- a CDS encoding DsbA family protein → MSSATLHYIHDPLCGWCYGAKPLVQAAQAVLPVIAHGGGMMTGRNRQPVSPQLRDYVMPHDRRIAEYTGQPFGQTYFEGLLRDHSAVFDSAPPIAAVLAAQALAGRGLELLGRLQTAHYVEGRRIAEREVLVELAQTLDLAPEPFAAAFDQALAHELDDHIKASRALLAKVGGQGFPTLALERDGHYQLLDISPWLGKPEAFAQWLEDSLDLADSPPAGQVQACGLDGCTP, encoded by the coding sequence ATGTCCTCGGCCACTCTTCATTACATACACGACCCGTTGTGCGGCTGGTGCTACGGCGCCAAGCCGCTGGTGCAGGCCGCCCAGGCGGTGCTGCCGGTGATCGCCCATGGCGGCGGCATGATGACCGGCCGCAACCGCCAGCCGGTGTCGCCACAGCTGCGTGACTACGTCATGCCCCATGACCGGCGCATTGCCGAGTACACCGGGCAACCGTTCGGCCAGACCTATTTCGAGGGTTTGCTGCGCGACCATTCGGCGGTCTTCGACTCGGCCCCGCCGATTGCCGCCGTGCTGGCAGCCCAGGCCCTGGCCGGCCGAGGCCTGGAATTGCTGGGGCGGTTGCAGACTGCCCACTATGTGGAAGGCCGACGGATTGCCGAGCGTGAAGTCCTGGTGGAACTGGCACAGACTCTGGACCTGGCCCCCGAGCCCTTTGCCGCGGCGTTCGACCAGGCACTGGCTCATGAGCTGGACGACCATATAAAGGCCAGCCGGGCGCTGCTGGCCAAGGTCGGCGGCCAGGGCTTCCCGACCCTGGCACTGGAGCGCGACGGGCATTATCAGTTGCTCGATATCAGCCCCTGGTTGGGTAAGCCCGAGGCGTTCGCCCAGTGGCTGGAAGACTCCCTGGACCTGGCTGACAGTCCCCCTGCCGGCCAGGTCCAGGCGTGTGGACTGGACGGTTGCACCCCCTGA
- a CDS encoding nuclear transport factor 2 family protein: MDNLALIKSTYEGANSQENARNTAAALAPDARWTEAAGFPYAGTYVGFEQVLEHVFKRLGSEWQDFTFKVENYVAQGDKVFAYGNYQGIYNASGKPIDVRVAHLWTLKDGQVTHFEQFVDSHSVQLAML; encoded by the coding sequence ATGGATAACCTTGCGTTGATCAAAAGCACCTATGAAGGGGCCAACTCCCAGGAAAATGCGCGCAACACCGCAGCCGCCCTGGCTCCCGATGCCCGCTGGACCGAAGCGGCGGGCTTTCCCTATGCCGGTACCTACGTTGGATTCGAGCAGGTGCTGGAGCATGTCTTCAAGCGCCTGGGCTCGGAGTGGCAAGACTTCACCTTCAAGGTCGAGAATTATGTCGCCCAGGGTGACAAGGTATTCGCCTATGGCAATTACCAGGGCATCTACAACGCGTCGGGCAAACCGATCGATGTACGGGTAGCCCACCTGTGGACACTCAAGGATGGCCAGGTCACCCATTTCGAACAGTTCGTCGATAGTCACAGCGTACAGCTGGCAATGCTCTAG